From a region of the Myxococcus stipitatus genome:
- a CDS encoding PKD domain-containing protein, translating to MHWSPRNAVAALNALVLTMAVPALAQSSNVALGKPTSASSVNAIGFPDQFGHPKAVNGSIAPDDRWASAVNPLPSNPEWLEVDLQAQYRVERLVLYTGRDDVLGRMVDFDIVYRGDTTAPWQVIPGASVTGNTLPAWTLTLAQPLDARYLRILCKRGADDNLCRVREFQVFGTSLANQPPSVFAGADFSLTLPTSSAPLQGSATDTDGTIASYLWTQVSGPTAATLSSATTATATASGLVQGAYVFQLTATDDGGASGSDTVSVTVNSATPPVDPRAGKLHVWSRGGTYDSAVFLPKDYGTVPGKKYPLVLSLHGRGGSTLTADHTQVGSNPEGFIRQLIPGKPLVDTFPGIVIAPNGPRVGQPLDTWWHAANVHTLVQEAITLYGADPDRVTLTGLSSGASGVNDQLAYYLSTYAGAMPQAYFPPNPSPLCVLEDFPIWAAGNSDDGTFSAWNWTNPGNGFEMRVHQCPGYSGELQITVNPTGGHGGWDTFWARSDAQNWLVSQVRKAP from the coding sequence GTGCATTGGAGTCCCCGAAATGCCGTCGCGGCCCTGAACGCGCTGGTCCTGACGATGGCCGTTCCCGCGCTGGCGCAGTCGAGCAACGTCGCCCTGGGCAAGCCCACCTCCGCCTCGTCGGTGAACGCCATTGGCTTTCCCGACCAGTTCGGCCATCCCAAGGCGGTCAACGGCAGCATCGCCCCGGATGACCGCTGGGCCTCGGCGGTCAACCCGCTGCCCTCGAATCCGGAGTGGCTGGAGGTGGACCTGCAGGCGCAGTACCGCGTGGAGCGGCTCGTGCTCTACACCGGCAGGGACGACGTCCTCGGCCGCATGGTCGACTTCGACATCGTCTACCGCGGCGACACCACGGCCCCCTGGCAGGTGATTCCCGGGGCCAGCGTCACCGGCAACACCCTGCCCGCCTGGACGCTGACGTTGGCCCAGCCGCTGGACGCGCGCTACCTGCGCATCCTGTGCAAGCGGGGCGCGGACGACAACCTCTGCCGCGTGCGTGAGTTCCAGGTGTTCGGCACGTCGCTGGCGAACCAGCCTCCGTCGGTCTTCGCCGGCGCCGATTTCTCCCTCACCCTGCCCACCAGCTCGGCCCCGCTCCAGGGCTCCGCCACCGACACGGACGGGACCATCGCCAGCTATCTCTGGACCCAGGTCTCCGGCCCGACGGCGGCGACGCTCTCCAGCGCCACGACGGCCACGGCCACCGCCAGCGGCCTCGTCCAGGGTGCCTACGTGTTCCAGCTCACCGCCACGGACGACGGCGGCGCCAGCGGCTCGGACACGGTGAGCGTCACGGTGAACTCGGCGACGCCGCCCGTGGACCCGCGCGCCGGGAAGCTCCATGTCTGGAGCCGCGGCGGGACGTATGACTCGGCGGTGTTCCTGCCCAAGGACTACGGCACCGTCCCCGGCAAGAAGTACCCCCTCGTCCTCTCGCTGCACGGCCGTGGCGGCTCCACGCTGACGGCGGACCACACGCAGGTGGGCAGCAACCCCGAGGGCTTCATCCGCCAGCTCATCCCCGGCAAGCCGCTCGTCGACACCTTCCCCGGCATCGTCATCGCCCCTAACGGGCCCCGCGTCGGGCAGCCGCTGGACACCTGGTGGCACGCGGCCAACGTGCACACGCTGGTGCAGGAGGCCATCACCCTCTACGGCGCCGATCCGGACCGCGTGACGCTGACGGGCCTGTCCTCCGGCGCCTCGGGCGTGAACGACCAGCTGGCCTACTACCTGTCGACGTATGCCGGCGCGATGCCCCAGGCGTACTTCCCGCCCAACCCCTCGCCCCTCTGCGTGCTGGAGGACTTCCCCATCTGGGCCGCGGGCAACTCCGACGACGGCACGTTCAGCGCCTGGAACTGGACCAACCCGGGCAACGGCTTCGAGATGCGCGTGCACCAGTGCCCCGGCTACTCCGGCGAGCTCCAGATCACCGTCAACCCCACCGGCGGCCACGGCGGCTGGGACACCTTCTGGGCCCGCTCCGACGCCCAGAACTGGCTGGTCAGCCAGGTGCGCAAGGCGCCCTGA
- a CDS encoding NADP-dependent glyceraldehyde-3-phosphate dehydrogenase, translating to MTALADLFPTEEQIPSGVKLPAYLEQREYLVDGELRTWKGDLNPVQSPVYLQTPEGPRPKLIGATPLLTSRESLDALAAAVKAYDLGRGVWPTMRVAERIEAVERFVVAMRARRAAVVNLLMWEIGKTQPDSEKEFDRTIDLIVETVRALKELDRTSSRFVQEQGIMAQIRRAPMGVALCMGPYNYPLNETFSTLFPALLMGNTVVFKPAKFGVLLIRPLLEAFRDCFPPGVINIIYGKGRETVGALMESGKVDLFAFIGTNRGASELKRMHPRPHRLKSVLGLDAKNPAIILEDADLDNAVKECITGTLSFNGQRCTALKLLVVHRSIVDRFLEKFTAAVDALKPGMPWEPGVSITPLPEPGKAAYLQGLVDDAVSKGARIVNQTGGQSAQSFYAPTVVYPVTGDMRLANEEQFGPVVPVMVFDRDEEAIRLVVESQFGQQLSLFGKDSARIGRFIDAFSNQVGRINLNCQCQRGPDTFPFNGRKDSAEGTLSVADALRVFSIRTLVAAKTTADNTALVQSILTRRESDFLTTDFLF from the coding sequence ATGACGGCACTGGCTGACCTCTTCCCCACCGAAGAACAGATTCCCTCCGGCGTGAAGCTCCCCGCCTACCTCGAGCAGCGCGAGTACCTGGTCGACGGAGAGCTGCGCACCTGGAAGGGCGACCTCAACCCCGTACAGAGCCCGGTCTACCTCCAGACGCCCGAGGGGCCCCGCCCGAAGCTCATCGGCGCCACCCCCCTGCTCACCTCGCGCGAGTCGCTCGACGCGCTGGCCGCCGCGGTGAAGGCCTACGACCTGGGCCGGGGCGTCTGGCCCACGATGCGCGTCGCCGAGCGCATCGAGGCCGTGGAGCGCTTCGTCGTGGCCATGCGCGCGCGGCGCGCGGCGGTGGTGAACCTCCTGATGTGGGAGATTGGCAAGACGCAGCCGGACTCGGAGAAGGAGTTCGACCGCACCATCGACCTCATCGTGGAGACCGTCCGCGCGCTGAAGGAGCTGGACCGCACCTCGTCCCGCTTCGTGCAGGAGCAGGGCATCATGGCGCAGATCCGCCGGGCCCCCATGGGCGTGGCGCTGTGCATGGGGCCCTACAACTACCCGCTCAACGAGACCTTCAGCACCCTGTTCCCCGCCCTGCTGATGGGCAACACCGTGGTGTTCAAGCCGGCGAAGTTCGGCGTGCTGCTCATCCGCCCGCTGCTGGAGGCGTTCCGCGACTGCTTCCCTCCCGGCGTCATCAACATCATCTACGGCAAGGGGCGTGAGACGGTGGGCGCGCTGATGGAGAGCGGGAAGGTGGACCTGTTCGCCTTCATCGGCACCAACCGGGGCGCCAGCGAGCTGAAGCGGATGCACCCCCGTCCCCACCGGCTCAAGTCCGTGCTCGGCCTGGACGCCAAGAACCCCGCCATCATCCTGGAGGACGCGGACCTCGACAACGCGGTGAAGGAGTGCATCACCGGGACGCTGTCCTTCAACGGCCAGCGCTGCACGGCGCTCAAGCTGCTGGTGGTGCACCGGAGCATCGTCGACCGGTTCCTCGAGAAGTTCACCGCGGCGGTCGACGCGCTCAAGCCCGGCATGCCGTGGGAGCCGGGCGTGTCCATCACCCCCCTGCCCGAACCCGGGAAGGCCGCCTACCTCCAGGGACTGGTCGACGACGCCGTGTCGAAGGGCGCGCGCATCGTCAACCAGACCGGGGGGCAGTCGGCCCAGTCCTTCTACGCGCCCACGGTCGTCTACCCCGTGACGGGGGACATGCGGCTGGCCAACGAGGAGCAGTTCGGCCCCGTCGTCCCGGTGATGGTGTTCGACCGGGACGAGGAGGCCATCCGCCTCGTCGTCGAGTCCCAGTTCGGCCAGCAGCTCAGCCTGTTCGGCAAGGACTCGGCGCGCATCGGCCGGTTCATCGACGCCTTCTCCAACCAGGTGGGCCGCATCAACCTCAACTGCCAGTGCCAGCGCGGCCCGGACACGTTCCCCTTCAACGGGCGCAAGGACTCCGCCGAGGGCACGCTGTCCGTCGCGGACGCCCTGCGCGTGTTCTCCATCCGCACGCTCGTCGCCGCCAAGACGACGGCGGACAACACCGCCCTGGTCCAGTCCATCCTCACCCGTCGCGAGTCGGACTTCCTCACCACCGACTTCCTGTTCTGA